One stretch of Armigeres subalbatus isolate Guangzhou_Male chromosome 2, GZ_Asu_2, whole genome shotgun sequence DNA includes these proteins:
- the LOC134211076 gene encoding deformed epidermal autoregulatory factor 1-like isoform X2 has product MLCEMQHHLSRQVALPPRTRLVTTADVQSGNTVVQVPVSLPVGTLIGGTTFNVLTPDQIQHFKPMICVDNNGFVSGSTVVGDLTGDLKPTHIVIQQQGTDQQQHDDQSLVDQVQSQPEYRLDNSVIDRLNSLDVLSVRCKTTTGELYKSRLGSGGRGKCIKHKDAWYTPSEFEQICGRGSSKDWKRSIRYGGRSLQALIDEGILTPHATSCTCSACCDDESAASGPVRLFTPYKRRRRNQIEPEQPEKKKRIIVNNNTNTSNNNIHINNINNSAISNTSTTTTAVSQQNTTVSHHHAAQQQQQQQQQQQQQQQVQQQVQQQQQQQIQQQQHQVQQQIHQAATTINATPIITNNTSTTTTTTTVKVVQQEQQEIENELAITTKEEPWQALTEGIESATEYVDQSTQLITETNLPFEQMKALCSQVCKAMQELKKCIGDASEVHNRQLERLQRERDAAILTVTQLEEQNNISSQLPPGSVHANKKCANCNREALAECSLCRRTPYCSTFCQRKDWITHQNECVRSTQEATHQIMLIVDETQ; this is encoded by the exons ATGCTATGTGAAATGCAACATCATCTATCTCGGCAG GTCGCCCTACCCCCTCGAACTCGTCTCGTTACCACCGCCGATGTGCAATCCGGAAATACGGTTGTCCAAGTGCCGGTATCGTTACCGGTCGGGACACTTATCGGCGGTACCACCTTCAATGTGCTCACGCCCGATCAGATTCAACACTTTAAGCCGATGATCTGCGTGGATAACAATGGTTTCGTATCGGGCAGCACAGTCGTCGGAGACCTAACCGGTGACCTGAAGCCAACGCATATCGTGATCCAGCAACAAGGGACGGACCAACAGCAACATGACGATCAGAGCCTTGTAGACCAAGTGCAGTCACAGCCAGAATACCGACTAGACAATAGTGTGATCGATCGATTAAATAGTCTCGATGTCCTGTCTGTGCGATGTAAAACCACGACGGGAGAATTGTACAAGAGCCGGCTCGGCTCCGGTGGACGTGGGAAATGTATTAAACATAAGGATGCGTGGTATACCCCAAGCGAGTTTGAACAGATCTGCGGTCGGGGCTCGAGTAAAGACTGGAAACGATCTATTAGGTACGGTGGACGTAGTTTGCAAGCGTTGATCGATGAAGGAATCCTGACGCCACACGCTACCAGCTGTACATGCTCAGCATGTTGTGATGATGAATCAG CTGCTTCTGGTCCAGTACGATTATTTACGCCATACAAGCGGAGGCGGCGTAATCAAATAGAACCTGAACAGCccgagaagaaaaaaagaataattGTAAATAACAATACAAACACTAGTAATAACAATATCCACATCAACAATATTAACAACAGCGCCATCAGCAACACGAGTACTACTACAACCGCCGTAAGTCAGCAAAATACCACCGTAAGCCATCACCATGCGgctcagcaacaacaacaacaacaacagcagcagcagcaacaacaacaagtgCAACAACAGgtccaacagcagcagcaacagcaaattcagcagcagcagcatcaagTTCAGCAACAAATTCACCAAGCAGCAACCACTATCAATGCTACACCGATTATCACCAACAATACCAGCACCACAACCACAACCACTACGGTGAAGGTAGTTCAGCAGGAGCAGCAAGAGATTGAAAACGAGCTCGCAATCACCACCAAAGAAGAACCTTGGCAGGCCCTCACCGAAGGAATCGAAAGCGCCACAGAATATGTCGACCAATCGACACAGT TAATAACGGAAACGAATCTACCGTTTGAGCAGATGAAAGCATTGTGCTCTCAAGTGTGCAAGGCCATGCAGGAGTTGAAGAAGTGCATTGGTGATGCCAGCGAAGTACACAATCGTCAATTGGAAAGGCTACAGCGCGAACGGGACGCTGCCATCCTCACCGTAACTCAGTTGGAGGAGCAGAACAACATTAGTAGTCAATTACCGCCCGGTTCGGTTCATGCCAACAAAAAG TGTGCCAACTGCAATCGGGAAGCATTGGCCGAGTGCTCACTCTGCCGGAGAACGCCGTACTGTTCGACCTTCTGTCAACGAAAAGACTGGATCACGCATCAAAACGAGTGCGTGCGAAGTACGCAGGAAGCGACGCATCAGATCATGCTGATAGTGGATGAAACTCAATAA
- the LOC134211076 gene encoding deformed epidermal autoregulatory factor 1-like isoform X1: MDSEIPELSDEAEEHVKLENGDEVALPPRTRLVTTADVQSGNTVVQVPVSLPVGTLIGGTTFNVLTPDQIQHFKPMICVDNNGFVSGSTVVGDLTGDLKPTHIVIQQQGTDQQQHDDQSLVDQVQSQPEYRLDNSVIDRLNSLDVLSVRCKTTTGELYKSRLGSGGRGKCIKHKDAWYTPSEFEQICGRGSSKDWKRSIRYGGRSLQALIDEGILTPHATSCTCSACCDDESAASGPVRLFTPYKRRRRNQIEPEQPEKKKRIIVNNNTNTSNNNIHINNINNSAISNTSTTTTAVSQQNTTVSHHHAAQQQQQQQQQQQQQQQVQQQVQQQQQQQIQQQQHQVQQQIHQAATTINATPIITNNTSTTTTTTTVKVVQQEQQEIENELAITTKEEPWQALTEGIESATEYVDQSTQLITETNLPFEQMKALCSQVCKAMQELKKCIGDASEVHNRQLERLQRERDAAILTVTQLEEQNNISSQLPPGSVHANKKCANCNREALAECSLCRRTPYCSTFCQRKDWITHQNECVRSTQEATHQIMLIVDETQ, from the exons GTCGCCCTACCCCCTCGAACTCGTCTCGTTACCACCGCCGATGTGCAATCCGGAAATACGGTTGTCCAAGTGCCGGTATCGTTACCGGTCGGGACACTTATCGGCGGTACCACCTTCAATGTGCTCACGCCCGATCAGATTCAACACTTTAAGCCGATGATCTGCGTGGATAACAATGGTTTCGTATCGGGCAGCACAGTCGTCGGAGACCTAACCGGTGACCTGAAGCCAACGCATATCGTGATCCAGCAACAAGGGACGGACCAACAGCAACATGACGATCAGAGCCTTGTAGACCAAGTGCAGTCACAGCCAGAATACCGACTAGACAATAGTGTGATCGATCGATTAAATAGTCTCGATGTCCTGTCTGTGCGATGTAAAACCACGACGGGAGAATTGTACAAGAGCCGGCTCGGCTCCGGTGGACGTGGGAAATGTATTAAACATAAGGATGCGTGGTATACCCCAAGCGAGTTTGAACAGATCTGCGGTCGGGGCTCGAGTAAAGACTGGAAACGATCTATTAGGTACGGTGGACGTAGTTTGCAAGCGTTGATCGATGAAGGAATCCTGACGCCACACGCTACCAGCTGTACATGCTCAGCATGTTGTGATGATGAATCAG CTGCTTCTGGTCCAGTACGATTATTTACGCCATACAAGCGGAGGCGGCGTAATCAAATAGAACCTGAACAGCccgagaagaaaaaaagaataattGTAAATAACAATACAAACACTAGTAATAACAATATCCACATCAACAATATTAACAACAGCGCCATCAGCAACACGAGTACTACTACAACCGCCGTAAGTCAGCAAAATACCACCGTAAGCCATCACCATGCGgctcagcaacaacaacaacaacaacagcagcagcagcaacaacaacaagtgCAACAACAGgtccaacagcagcagcaacagcaaattcagcagcagcagcatcaagTTCAGCAACAAATTCACCAAGCAGCAACCACTATCAATGCTACACCGATTATCACCAACAATACCAGCACCACAACCACAACCACTACGGTGAAGGTAGTTCAGCAGGAGCAGCAAGAGATTGAAAACGAGCTCGCAATCACCACCAAAGAAGAACCTTGGCAGGCCCTCACCGAAGGAATCGAAAGCGCCACAGAATATGTCGACCAATCGACACAGT TAATAACGGAAACGAATCTACCGTTTGAGCAGATGAAAGCATTGTGCTCTCAAGTGTGCAAGGCCATGCAGGAGTTGAAGAAGTGCATTGGTGATGCCAGCGAAGTACACAATCGTCAATTGGAAAGGCTACAGCGCGAACGGGACGCTGCCATCCTCACCGTAACTCAGTTGGAGGAGCAGAACAACATTAGTAGTCAATTACCGCCCGGTTCGGTTCATGCCAACAAAAAG TGTGCCAACTGCAATCGGGAAGCATTGGCCGAGTGCTCACTCTGCCGGAGAACGCCGTACTGTTCGACCTTCTGTCAACGAAAAGACTGGATCACGCATCAAAACGAGTGCGTGCGAAGTACGCAGGAAGCGACGCATCAGATCATGCTGATAGTGGATGAAACTCAATAA